A region of Candidatus Zymogenus saltonus DNA encodes the following proteins:
- a CDS encoding GNAT family N-acetyltransferase yields MKVVPAADLHIPEMVEIWKEFMDFHSDIDPFFKRREDGHENFVRMVKDWIGSEDSHVLVALEGGRVIGYSVSIVLRHPPVLNTERYGFINDLAVRSIHRRKGAGTALLMEMFRWFRSVNVDRVELQVVPKNRIGCRFWEKHGFRDYIHVLAHPVPDVDG; encoded by the coding sequence ATGAAAGTAGTCCCAGCGGCCGATTTACACATACCGGAGATGGTCGAGATATGGAAGGAGTTCATGGACTTTCACAGCGATATCGATCCGTTCTTCAAGAGGCGGGAGGACGGCCACGAAAACTTCGTTAGAATGGTGAAAGACTGGATCGGGTCGGAGGATTCCCACGTCCTCGTTGCTCTCGAAGGGGGCAGGGTCATTGGCTACTCCGTATCGATTGTCTTGAGGCACCCCCCAGTTTTAAACACGGAGAGGTACGGCTTCATCAACGATCTGGCGGTGAGATCGATCCATCGTAGAAAAGGGGCGGGAACGGCACTCCTCATGGAGATGTTCAGGTGGTTCAGATCGGTGAACGTCGACAGGGTGGAGCTACAGGTGGTGCCCAAAAACCGGATAGGCTGCCGGTTCTGGGAAAAGCACGGATTCAGGGACTACATCCACGTTCTGGCGCACCCGGTGCCGGACGTTGACGGGTAA